Proteins from a genomic interval of Salinivibrio kushneri:
- the rbsC gene encoding ribose ABC transporter permease has protein sequence MSENAMNKSQPSEDGRKPLFSKAWLIEQKSLIALLVLIVVMSFLNSNFFMVDNLLNILRQTSVNAIIAVGMTLVILTAGIDLSVGSVLALCGAFAASLIAVEVPVLVAVPTALFAGAAIGAMTGVVVAKGKVQAFIATLVAMTLYRGVTMVYTDGRPISTGFTETADAFAWFGTGYLLGIPVPVWLMAIVFIGAWYLLNHTRFGRYIYALGGNESAARLSGINVDRIKVGVYSLCGMLAALAGIIVTSRLSSGQPTAGAGYELDAIAAVVLGGTSLMGGKGKIMGTLIGALIIGFLNNALNLLDVSSYYQMIAKAVVILLAVLVDNKNK, from the coding sequence ATGAGCGAGAATGCAATGAATAAGTCCCAGCCGTCAGAAGATGGACGTAAACCCCTGTTCAGCAAAGCATGGTTGATTGAGCAAAAATCGCTCATTGCCCTGTTGGTGCTGATCGTGGTGATGTCATTTTTAAACAGCAACTTTTTCATGGTCGACAACCTGCTTAACATCCTACGTCAAACCTCGGTAAACGCCATTATTGCCGTGGGGATGACATTGGTGATTTTAACCGCGGGTATCGACTTGAGTGTTGGCTCGGTGTTGGCCCTGTGCGGCGCGTTTGCCGCGAGTTTGATTGCGGTTGAGGTGCCAGTGTTAGTGGCAGTGCCCACCGCCTTGTTTGCAGGCGCGGCGATTGGTGCCATGACTGGCGTCGTGGTGGCCAAAGGCAAGGTGCAGGCGTTTATTGCCACCTTGGTCGCAATGACCCTCTATCGTGGCGTGACCATGGTGTATACCGATGGTCGCCCCATCTCAACGGGCTTTACTGAAACCGCGGACGCGTTTGCCTGGTTTGGTACCGGCTACCTGTTGGGCATTCCCGTCCCCGTGTGGCTGATGGCAATCGTGTTTATCGGCGCGTGGTATCTGCTTAATCACACCCGTTTTGGCCGTTATATTTACGCACTTGGTGGCAATGAATCTGCGGCGCGGTTATCGGGCATTAATGTCGATCGAATCAAGGTGGGCGTGTATAGCCTGTGTGGCATGCTCGCGGCCCTGGCAGGGATCATCGTCACCTCGCGCCTGTCCTCCGGACAACCGACTGCCGGTGCTGGCTATGAGCTTGATGCGATTGCCGCGGTGGTGCTGGGCGGCACCAGCTTAATGGGCGGTAAAGGCAAGATCATGGGCACATTGATTGGTGCGCTGATTATCGGCTTTTTGAACAATGCCCTTAATCTGCTGGACGTGTCGTCTTACTACCAAATGATTGCCAAAGCGGTGGTGATTCTGCTCGCCGTGCTGGTGGATAACAAAAACAAATAG
- the rbsB gene encoding ribose ABC transporter substrate-binding protein RbsB, producing the protein MKKLTTLITTALLSSTLSISAQAEDRMAIVVSTLNNPFFVTMKEGAEQKAEDLGYELLVLDSQNDASKELSNVEDLTIRGVKAILINPTDSDAVSNAIRIANRAEIPVITLDRGASRGEVVSHIASDNAQGSKMAAEYIIGKVGERAKVIQLEGIAGTSAARERGEGFMDAIEGTDVELLASQPADFDRTKGLNVMENLLAAHPDVEAVFAQNDEMAFGALRAVQASGKDVTIVGFDGTKDGIAAVERGHLAATIAQQPGMIGELGVETADKVLKGESVDSYIPVPLKVISQETIAE; encoded by the coding sequence ATGAAAAAACTGACTACCTTGATTACCACCGCGCTTTTGTCGTCAACGCTGAGCATCAGTGCGCAAGCGGAAGATAGAATGGCAATCGTGGTTTCAACCTTAAACAACCCATTTTTTGTCACCATGAAAGAGGGCGCGGAGCAGAAAGCGGAAGATCTCGGTTATGAGCTCTTGGTGCTTGATTCGCAAAACGACGCCAGTAAAGAGCTCTCGAATGTGGAGGATTTAACCATCCGTGGCGTTAAAGCCATTTTGATTAATCCGACTGACTCAGACGCGGTCTCGAACGCCATTCGTATTGCGAATCGCGCGGAGATCCCGGTTATCACCCTAGACCGTGGCGCGAGTCGTGGGGAAGTGGTGAGTCATATTGCTTCTGATAACGCTCAAGGCAGTAAAATGGCGGCGGAATACATCATCGGCAAAGTCGGTGAGCGTGCCAAAGTGATCCAACTTGAGGGTATTGCTGGCACGTCAGCCGCACGCGAGCGTGGTGAAGGCTTTATGGACGCCATCGAGGGTACCGACGTTGAGCTACTCGCCAGTCAGCCTGCGGATTTTGACCGTACCAAAGGTCTGAATGTGATGGAAAACCTGCTTGCCGCACACCCAGATGTGGAAGCGGTATTCGCCCAGAACGATGAAATGGCATTTGGCGCGTTGCGTGCGGTGCAGGCATCAGGCAAAGATGTCACCATTGTCGGTTTTGATGGCACCAAAGATGGTATTGCGGCCGTTGAACGTGGTCATCTGGCAGCAACCATCGCCCAGCAACCGGGTATGATTGGTGAGCTTGGTGTTGAAACCGCGGATAAGGTGCTAAAAGGCGAGTCGGTAGACAGCTACATTCCTGTGCCGCTTAAAGTGATCAGCCAAGAAACGATCGCTGAATAA
- the rbsA gene encoding ribose ABC transporter ATP-binding protein RbsA: MTQPILQLSQVVKTFPGVRALDEASLNVYPGEVMALLGENGAGKSTLMKVLTGIYHADSGDVNYQGVPVSFKGPRDSQQAGISIIHQELNLIPELTIAENIFLGREFTNRFGKIDWTKMAEEADKLLARLNVKARGTTPLGSLSLGEQQMVEIAKALSFESQVIIMDEPTDALTDTETASLFAVINELRAQGCGIVYISHRLKEIFEVCDRITVLRDGKFIGECPVSDTDEDGLIEMMVGRKLAEQYPRSDVTPDGISLEVENVSGHGVEAVSFQLHRSEILGVSGLMGAGRTELMKIIYGAMPREVGVIRLDGKVINPVSPQDALANGIAYISEDRKGEGLVLGLSVKDNMSLSALDKLTHWGKIQPRDEVMAVDDFIRLFNIKTPTREQTIGNLSGGNQQKVAIAKGLMTKPKVLILDEPTRGVDVGAKKEIYQLINQFKAEGMSIILVSSEMPEVLGMSDRILVMHEGRVCGEFDAKDANQETLLACAVGKDANEDAA; encoded by the coding sequence ATGACGCAACCTATCTTACAACTCAGCCAAGTCGTAAAAACCTTTCCCGGGGTGCGCGCCCTCGATGAGGCGAGCTTAAATGTCTATCCCGGTGAGGTAATGGCACTACTCGGTGAAAATGGCGCGGGCAAGTCCACCTTGATGAAGGTACTCACCGGGATTTATCACGCCGACAGTGGTGACGTGAACTATCAAGGCGTGCCGGTCTCGTTTAAAGGCCCGCGTGATTCGCAGCAAGCGGGGATCAGTATTATTCACCAAGAGCTCAATTTGATCCCAGAGCTTACCATTGCAGAGAACATCTTTTTAGGCCGCGAGTTTACTAACCGGTTTGGCAAGATTGACTGGACCAAGATGGCTGAAGAAGCCGATAAGCTGTTGGCGCGTTTAAATGTGAAAGCACGTGGCACTACGCCACTTGGCAGCCTGAGCTTGGGTGAGCAGCAAATGGTGGAAATTGCCAAAGCGCTGTCGTTTGAGTCGCAGGTGATCATTATGGATGAGCCGACCGATGCCTTGACCGACACCGAAACCGCCTCGCTGTTTGCGGTGATCAACGAGCTGCGAGCGCAAGGCTGCGGCATTGTTTATATCTCTCACCGTTTAAAAGAAATTTTTGAGGTCTGCGATCGGATCACCGTGTTACGCGACGGCAAGTTTATTGGTGAGTGTCCCGTGAGTGATACCGATGAAGACGGCCTGATTGAAATGATGGTGGGCCGCAAACTCGCTGAACAATATCCACGAAGCGATGTTACCCCTGATGGAATAAGCCTTGAAGTGGAAAATGTCAGCGGCCACGGGGTGGAAGCGGTGAGTTTTCAGCTGCACCGTAGTGAAATTCTGGGTGTATCGGGCCTGATGGGCGCCGGGCGCACGGAGTTAATGAAAATTATCTATGGCGCCATGCCGCGTGAAGTCGGCGTTATTCGGCTTGATGGCAAGGTGATTAACCCCGTGAGCCCACAAGATGCGCTGGCCAACGGCATTGCTTACATCTCTGAAGACCGCAAAGGCGAGGGCTTGGTGCTGGGGTTATCGGTGAAAGACAACATGTCACTCAGTGCACTCGATAAGCTCACCCATTGGGGAAAAATTCAGCCGCGCGATGAAGTGATGGCAGTAGATGATTTTATCCGGCTTTTTAACATCAAAACCCCCACCCGCGAGCAAACCATTGGCAACTTATCGGGCGGGAATCAGCAGAAAGTGGCGATCGCCAAAGGGCTGATGACTAAACCGAAAGTGCTGATCTTGGACGAGCCGACTCGGGGGGTCGATGTCGGCGCCAAAAAAGAGATTTATCAGCTAATTAACCAATTTAAAGCCGAGGGCATGAGCATCATCTTGGTGTCGTCAGAAATGCCCGAAGTGCTTGGCATGAGCGACCGCATTTTAGTGATGCACGAAGGCCGTGTATGCGGTGAGTTTGATGCCAAAGACGCTAACCAAGAAACCCTGCTTGCCTGTGCGGTAGGCAAAGATGCCAATGAGGATGCAGCATGA
- the rbsD gene encoding D-ribose pyranase, which produces MNKHGLLHPELAQLVTQIGHTDELTVCDAGLPIPNSVSRIDLALTQGVPSFMQTVEAVLAHTCIESVVIAEELAAVSPALHQTLLARLEQESAARQQPITVTTISHEAFKARTVQSKAVVRTGECTPYANVIFQAGVTF; this is translated from the coding sequence ATGAATAAACATGGTTTGCTCCATCCAGAACTTGCACAGCTAGTCACCCAAATCGGGCATACCGATGAATTGACGGTGTGTGATGCGGGGCTGCCGATCCCCAACTCGGTGTCGCGTATTGATTTGGCGCTGACCCAAGGCGTGCCGAGCTTTATGCAAACGGTCGAGGCGGTGTTAGCTCACACTTGCATTGAGTCGGTGGTGATTGCAGAAGAGCTTGCAGCGGTCAGCCCCGCGCTACATCAAACTTTGCTTGCACGATTAGAGCAAGAGAGTGCTGCTCGTCAGCAGCCGATCACTGTGACCACGATCAGCCACGAGGCGTTTAAAGCACGCACGGTGCAGAGCAAAGCGGTGGTGCGCACCGGAGAGTGCACGCCTTATGCCAATGTGATTTTCCAAGCCGGTGTCACCTTTTAG
- a CDS encoding substrate-binding domain-containing protein codes for MATMKDIAKRAGVSTSTVSHVINNTRYVSEAIAEKVNQAAKELNYYAPSALARSLKVNRTKTFGMLVTTSTNPFFGEVVKGVERSCYHNGYSLILCNTEGDAERMRASIDTLLQKRVDGLILMCSTLEGERIEGFDRYPDIPVVVMDWGPIDFACDKIQDNSYQGGYLATQHLIDCGHRQIGCISGPLLKQQAQRRFQGFKDALRDAGLTENADWMVEADFECEGGYQGLQAIAASGSLPSAIFAGNDMMAMGAINAANALGIRVPEDLSIMGYDDIHLAKFVSPSLTTIHQPKYRLGQAAVETLLHKLDDPQSDSQTVQLEPTLVVRESVKRV; via the coding sequence ATGGCGACCATGAAAGATATTGCTAAACGGGCGGGTGTGTCGACATCGACGGTCAGTCATGTCATTAACAACACCCGTTATGTGAGTGAGGCGATTGCTGAGAAGGTAAACCAAGCTGCGAAAGAGCTTAACTATTACGCCCCGTCGGCACTGGCACGCAGCCTAAAAGTGAATCGAACTAAAACCTTTGGCATGCTGGTAACCACTTCCACCAATCCGTTTTTTGGCGAAGTGGTGAAGGGCGTCGAGCGCAGCTGTTATCACAATGGCTACAGTTTGATTTTATGCAACACGGAAGGCGACGCTGAGCGTATGCGTGCTTCAATTGATACGTTGTTGCAAAAGCGGGTCGATGGTTTGATTTTGATGTGCTCGACCTTGGAAGGTGAGCGGATTGAAGGCTTTGATCGTTATCCGGATATTCCCGTGGTGGTGATGGATTGGGGGCCGATTGATTTTGCTTGCGATAAAATTCAAGACAATTCCTATCAAGGCGGCTATTTAGCGACCCAGCACTTGATTGACTGTGGCCACCGCCAGATTGGTTGCATCAGTGGTCCTTTGCTTAAACAACAAGCACAGCGCCGTTTTCAAGGCTTTAAAGATGCGCTGCGCGATGCTGGACTTACTGAGAACGCCGACTGGATGGTAGAAGCGGACTTTGAGTGTGAAGGCGGCTATCAAGGTTTGCAGGCGATCGCCGCGAGCGGCTCCCTACCGAGCGCGATTTTTGCAGGCAACGACATGATGGCGATGGGTGCGATCAATGCTGCCAATGCACTCGGCATTCGGGTACCCGAGGATCTTTCTATTATGGGGTACGATGATATTCATCTCGCAAAATTTGTCTCGCCCTCCCTGACCACTATTCACCAGCCCAAGTACCGTCTCGGTCAAGCGGCCGTCGAAACGCTACTCCACAAATTGGATGATCCTCAAAGTGACAGCCAAACCGTGCAGCTAGAGCCAACGCTGGTGGTGCGCGAGAGCGTGAAGCGGGTATAG
- the rbsK gene encoding ribokinase, whose amino-acid sequence MSRLVVLGSVNADHVLRVPHFPRPGETLHGHDYAVIAGGKGANQAVAAVRCGADVAFIASVGNDAYGQNIRQSYAQEGMDVSAVKVQANTPTGIAMIQVTDQGENSIALSAEANAALTAEAITADLDRIAEADYLLMQLETPMCGIEKAAFHAKAAKTHVVLNPAPAAPLSDALLAAVDIITPNETEAQSLTGIAVTDTASAQAASDVLHEKGVGIVMITLGKQGVWLSEKGEQAGQLIPGFRVDAVDTTAAGDTFNGALVTGLIEGQTLYQAIRFAHAAAALSVTQRGAQTSIPSRANVEAFLTHQDA is encoded by the coding sequence ATGAGCCGATTGGTTGTTCTTGGCAGCGTCAATGCTGATCATGTTTTACGTGTCCCTCACTTTCCGCGTCCGGGCGAGACATTACACGGCCACGATTATGCCGTAATTGCCGGCGGCAAAGGGGCCAATCAAGCGGTCGCGGCGGTGCGTTGCGGTGCCGATGTCGCCTTTATTGCCAGTGTAGGTAATGACGCATATGGACAAAATATTCGTCAATCATACGCGCAAGAAGGGATGGATGTCAGTGCGGTGAAGGTGCAGGCGAATACGCCGACCGGGATTGCGATGATCCAAGTAACTGATCAGGGCGAGAACAGTATTGCGCTCTCGGCAGAAGCTAATGCGGCTTTGACAGCAGAGGCTATTACCGCCGATCTCGACAGAATAGCCGAGGCTGACTATTTACTGATGCAGTTAGAAACACCGATGTGCGGCATTGAGAAGGCGGCGTTTCATGCCAAAGCGGCAAAGACTCACGTGGTGCTTAATCCCGCCCCAGCCGCACCGCTGAGCGACGCGCTTCTTGCCGCGGTCGATATTATCACCCCGAATGAAACGGAAGCCCAAAGCCTGACCGGTATCGCGGTAACTGACACTGCCAGTGCGCAAGCGGCTTCGGACGTGCTCCATGAAAAAGGGGTAGGGATTGTAATGATCACCCTCGGCAAACAAGGCGTATGGCTGAGTGAAAAAGGCGAACAAGCGGGCCAGCTTATTCCTGGGTTCAGGGTCGATGCCGTCGATACCACTGCCGCTGGCGATACCTTTAATGGTGCATTGGTGACAGGACTGATAGAGGGACAGACACTTTATCAGGCGATTCGCTTTGCGCATGCCGCGGCGGCATTATCCGTGACTCAGCGTGGCGCACAAACCTCGATTCCTTCTCGTGCAAATGTTGAGGCGTTTTTGACCCACCAAGATGCTTAA